One window from the genome of Armatimonadota bacterium encodes:
- a CDS encoding HNH endonuclease: protein MPEQPPPTSRSIPHPVQREVRRRCGFGCVICGMPLYEYEHMRGWANVQRHVAGEITLLCDQHHREKTAGLLPMEAVREANANPFNLRAEVSKPYDLHFSGDTCEAVLGSNTFTFRYGGVPTFTVPVGVDGVPLLAFVLDEGHLLLQLRLFDETNSPVLQIQNNQLIYSVSPWDIRLVGRNLVIRDAPRKILVDISFDVPNRIVINRGRFLLNGVEILLTPDYFLIVNNSTMMSQCQMNDCHGGIIIGAQDMDGGTAFRIAGVPRYLGDRSTAIRWAEESFGNG from the coding sequence GTGCCAGAGCAACCACCGCCCACATCTCGAAGTATTCCGCATCCAGTGCAACGAGAGGTGCGCAGGCGGTGCGGCTTCGGCTGCGTTATCTGCGGAATGCCCCTGTACGAGTATGAGCACATGCGCGGATGGGCGAACGTGCAGCGCCACGTTGCTGGCGAAATCACCTTGCTTTGCGATCAGCACCACCGGGAGAAGACTGCAGGACTTCTCCCTATGGAAGCAGTGCGTGAAGCAAACGCCAACCCGTTCAATCTGCGTGCCGAGGTCTCGAAACCCTACGATCTTCACTTTTCAGGTGACACATGCGAGGCCGTGCTAGGGTCGAACACCTTTACCTTTCGGTATGGCGGCGTGCCCACCTTTACGGTACCTGTCGGCGTTGATGGAGTCCCGTTGCTCGCGTTTGTCCTCGACGAGGGTCACCTGCTATTGCAGCTTAGGCTTTTCGATGAAACGAACAGTCCCGTCCTTCAGATCCAGAACAACCAACTCATCTATTCGGTTTCCCCCTGGGACATAAGGTTGGTAGGAAGAAACTTGGTGATTCGCGATGCCCCGCGCAAGATCCTCGTTGACATTTCTTTTGACGTCCCGAATAGGATCGTCATCAATCGTGGACGATTTCTCCTGAATGGCGTCGAGATACTTCTGACCCCGGACTACTTTCTAATCGTCAACAATTCAACCATGATGTCTCAATGTCAGATGAATGACTGCCACGGCGGAATAATCATCGGGGCGCAGGACATGGACGGAGGAACAGCATTCCGAATAGCGGGCGTTCCAAGGTACCTTGGCGATCGAAGCACGGCAATCCGCTGGGCGGAGGAATCGTTTGGTAACGGCTAA
- a CDS encoding ABC transporter substrate-binding protein yields MKRLLALTVAAVIIAAVISVPVLAQAPTKPGRVVPLKFTIDWVFDGSYAPFLLALEKGYYAQEGLNVTIDRGFGSADAVSKIAAGAYSLGFADINTMIEFNARNPGRELVSVAMVFDAIPSSIVTLRREGITRPIDLYGKKLGAPAGSAPRVLWPLFARAIGMHPASVEWVTMSPPLREPMLLRGEVNAVAAFSFNAFITLKTARVDPADIIIFQYNEHGLPLYGNAILAHPSLLQSEPDAVRGFVRAMTRAWKDTVANPAEAISALKRRDPMINEDVERERLVLALQHVVLTKDVRAAGLGGVKGERLSRSVDLVTEAFGLPLKPAWQRVFTDKFLPPRAERMLVAR; encoded by the coding sequence ATGAAGCGACTACTCGCCCTCACCGTCGCGGCGGTGATTATCGCCGCGGTCATATCCGTACCTGTGCTCGCCCAGGCGCCGACAAAGCCGGGGAGAGTCGTGCCGTTGAAGTTCACGATTGACTGGGTCTTTGATGGATCGTACGCGCCGTTTCTGCTTGCGCTCGAGAAGGGCTACTACGCCCAGGAGGGCCTGAACGTCACGATAGATCGCGGATTTGGCTCGGCGGACGCCGTGAGCAAGATAGCCGCGGGCGCCTACAGCCTGGGCTTCGCCGACATCAACACTATGATCGAGTTCAACGCCCGCAACCCCGGGCGTGAACTGGTGTCGGTCGCGATGGTGTTCGACGCCATTCCCTCGAGCATCGTGACGCTGCGGCGTGAGGGCATTACCCGTCCGATCGACCTCTACGGGAAGAAGCTGGGCGCGCCGGCCGGCTCGGCCCCGCGCGTGCTGTGGCCGCTCTTCGCCCGGGCGATCGGCATGCACCCGGCCTCGGTGGAGTGGGTGACGATGTCCCCGCCCCTGCGTGAGCCGATGCTGCTGCGCGGTGAGGTGAACGCCGTGGCGGCGTTCTCGTTCAACGCCTTCATCACGCTCAAGACCGCGCGGGTCGACCCGGCCGACATCATCATCTTCCAGTACAACGAGCACGGCCTGCCGCTGTACGGCAACGCCATCCTTGCCCATCCTTCGCTGCTGCAGAGCGAGCCCGACGCGGTGCGCGGGTTTGTCAGGGCCATGACGCGCGCCTGGAAGGACACGGTCGCGAACCCTGCCGAGGCGATCAGCGCCCTCAAGCGCCGCGACCCGATGATCAACGAGGATGTGGAGCGCGAGCGCCTGGTGCTGGCGCTGCAGCACGTCGTCCTGACCAAAGACGTGCGGGCGGCCGGTCTCGGCGGCGTCAAGGGCGAGCGCCTGAGCCGTTCGGTTGACCTGGTGACAGAGGCGTTTGGCCTGCCCCTGAAGCCAGCCTGGCAGCGCGTCTTCACCGACAAGTTCCTGCCGCCCCGGGCCGAGCGCATGCTCGTAGCGAGGTAG
- a CDS encoding ABC transporter substrate-binding protein: MFAATLAVVVLATGLGFAQPARQTTWKFTLDFIVQGPQAPFLVALEKGYYAAEGLNITVDRGFGSADAVTKIAGGAYNLGYADINSMIEFNARNPGRELVAIAILLNEPPFSIITLRREGITRPIELYGKKLGAPAGDAPRRLWPLFARAVGMHPASVEWITMDVPLREPMLVRGDVNAISGFYFTSFINLKAARVDPAEIVAFMYNDQGLPLYGNAIMAPPALLEREPEAVRGFLRAFVRALKDTINNPSEAVAIVKRRDPLLREDVELERLHLALRHNILTSDVKSHGFGVVKGERLSRSVDLLTEAFALPVKPRWQQVFTDKFLPPKAERMLPVR, from the coding sequence GTGTTTGCAGCGACGCTGGCCGTCGTGGTGCTCGCCACGGGATTGGGCTTTGCCCAGCCGGCCAGGCAGACGACCTGGAAGTTCACCCTGGACTTCATCGTGCAGGGACCGCAGGCGCCCTTCCTGGTCGCCCTGGAAAAGGGCTACTATGCCGCGGAAGGCCTGAACATCACAGTTGATCGCGGCTTCGGCTCGGCCGACGCGGTGACCAAGATCGCCGGCGGCGCCTACAACCTGGGCTACGCCGATATCAACTCAATGATCGAGTTCAACGCCAGGAACCCCGGCCGGGAACTTGTGGCCATCGCAATCCTCCTGAACGAGCCGCCCTTCTCGATCATCACGCTGCGGCGCGAGGGAATCACGCGCCCGATCGAGCTCTACGGGAAGAAGCTGGGCGCGCCGGCCGGGGACGCCCCGCGCCGCCTCTGGCCGCTCTTCGCCCGCGCGGTGGGCATGCACCCCGCCTCGGTCGAGTGGATCACAATGGACGTGCCGCTGCGCGAGCCGATGCTGGTCAGGGGCGATGTCAATGCCATCTCCGGATTCTACTTCACCTCGTTCATCAACCTGAAGGCTGCGCGTGTAGATCCGGCCGAGATCGTGGCGTTCATGTACAACGACCAGGGCCTTCCCCTCTACGGCAACGCCATCATGGCGCCGCCGGCCCTACTCGAGCGCGAGCCCGAGGCGGTCCGCGGGTTCCTCAGGGCGTTTGTGCGCGCGTTGAAGGACACGATCAACAACCCATCAGAGGCCGTCGCCATAGTCAAGCGGCGCGACCCGCTGCTGCGCGAGGACGTAGAGCTCGAGCGCCTGCATCTCGCGCTCCGGCACAATATCCTGACCAGCGACGTGAAGTCCCACGGCTTCGGCGTGGTCAAGGGCGAGCGCCTGAGCCGGTCCGTTGATCTGCTGACCGAAGCGTTCGCGCTCCCTGTCAAGCCAAGGTGGCAGCAGGTATTCACAGACAAGTTCCTTCCTCCCAAGGCGGAGCGAATGCTTCCCGTGAGGTAG
- a CDS encoding pyridoxal-phosphate dependent enzyme: MRRLGLERELVDRTVYERAVGRFRDAGIVLPTFAELAEPSRIPARIQKALSGVDPDAPHPLNLFRVHWFNGANRTDRVASPEHIVLPKALTGVDARIVVALGDRFPMIRAHKVLAAYGCIAPRIITGQFDPTAHRAVWPSTGNYARGGVAISRIMGCRGIAVLPQGMSRERFEWLERWIADPRDIIRTPGTESNVKEIYDKCAELERDPANIIFNQFCEFGNHLAHYLCTGRALGRVFESLQAGEPDLRLRAFVSASGSAGTLGAGDYLKEHCGARIVAMEALECPTMLYNGFGEHNIQGIGDKHIPLIHNVTNTDVVAAVSDQSTDRLDVLFNTPAGREYLVSRQGVPPAVVELMPALGLSSICNVLGAIKTAKHFGMGPDDVVVTVATDGAAMYATEREKSLKKYYPGGFDAVAAGETFAGHLGSVTNDHLLDMTHADRDRVFNLGYFTWVEQQGVSLEEFEARRDQRFWTEMRSIIPAWDAMIEEFNGRTGAAAAL, translated from the coding sequence ATGAGGCGACTGGGGCTCGAACGTGAGCTCGTAGATAGGACTGTTTATGAGCGCGCGGTGGGACGCTTCCGCGACGCCGGGATCGTTCTGCCCACCTTTGCTGAACTCGCAGAACCCTCCCGGATCCCCGCGCGGATACAGAAGGCACTTTCGGGCGTGGACCCCGATGCCCCGCACCCGCTGAACCTCTTCAGGGTGCACTGGTTCAACGGTGCAAACCGCACCGACCGGGTGGCATCACCCGAGCACATTGTGTTACCCAAGGCGCTCACCGGGGTGGACGCACGCATCGTGGTCGCGCTCGGCGACCGCTTCCCGATGATCCGCGCCCACAAGGTGCTGGCCGCCTACGGGTGCATAGCCCCGCGGATAATCACTGGGCAGTTCGATCCTACCGCCCACCGGGCGGTCTGGCCGTCCACCGGCAACTACGCTCGCGGCGGCGTGGCCATTTCGCGCATCATGGGATGCCGGGGAATCGCGGTGCTGCCCCAGGGCATGAGCCGGGAGCGCTTCGAGTGGCTGGAGCGCTGGATAGCCGATCCCCGGGACATCATCCGGACGCCCGGCACCGAGAGCAACGTCAAGGAGATCTACGACAAGTGCGCGGAGCTGGAACGCGATCCGGCCAACATCATCTTCAACCAGTTCTGCGAGTTCGGAAACCATCTGGCGCACTACCTGTGCACGGGCAGGGCGCTCGGGCGCGTTTTCGAGTCGCTGCAGGCCGGCGAGCCTGATCTTCGGCTGCGCGCCTTCGTCTCGGCCTCGGGCTCGGCCGGCACCCTGGGCGCCGGCGACTACCTCAAGGAGCACTGCGGCGCCAGGATCGTGGCCATGGAGGCCCTCGAGTGCCCCACGATGCTCTACAACGGCTTTGGCGAGCACAACATCCAGGGCATCGGTGACAAGCACATACCCTTGATCCACAACGTGACGAACACCGACGTGGTGGCGGCGGTCTCGGACCAGAGCACCGACCGTCTCGACGTGTTGTTCAACACTCCTGCCGGTCGCGAGTACCTCGTGAGCCGGCAGGGCGTGCCGCCCGCGGTGGTTGAACTGATGCCGGCGCTGGGACTCTCCAGCATCTGCAACGTGCTCGGGGCGATCAAGACCGCAAAGCATTTCGGGATGGGCCCTGACGACGTCGTCGTTACCGTCGCCACCGACGGCGCCGCGATGTACGCCACCGAGAGGGAGAAGTCGCTGAAGAAATACTACCCCGGCGGCTTCGATGCGGTCGCCGCGGGCGAGACGTTCGCCGGACACCTGGGCAGCGTCACCAACGATCACTTGCTGGACATGACCCACGCGGATCGGGATCGGGTCTTCAACCTGGGCTACTTCACCTGGGTGGAACAGCAAGGGGTCTCGCTTGAGGAGTTCGAGGCCAGACGGGATCAGCGGTTCTGGACCGAGATGCGCTCGATCATCCCGGCCTGGGATGCGATGATCGAGGAGTTCAACGGACGGACGGGGGCGGCCGCGGCGCTGTGA
- a CDS encoding pyridoxal-phosphate dependent enzyme: MSASLSIVVCAGCGAAAAPGDPYPFRCPNAGRGDDTDHVMTVVLDAARLNFPGEGPANPFVRYRTLSHSYHLGLGHSMTDADHVGLVEELNQAVAQVDGHGFAATPFFRSEALGARLGFARGGVWVKDETGNVSGSHKARHLMGLLIHLEVVERAGLTAGRGAGAPDLAIASCGNAALAAAVVARAGGRRLRVFVPTSADPVVLARLEALGAHLTICPREEGVPGDPTYHRLQQAVREGALPFTCQGPDNGLTIDGGKTLGYEIAADLAGGVAAPDGGAILDRLFIQTGGGALASAVIQGLGDAVRLGALTRMPRIHAVQTLGGHPLKRAYDRLLERVGAAPGSGSVPDSGPGSRERVEEALRYAAGHRSQFMWPWEEEPKSIAHGILDDETYDWLAVLRGMVTTGGTPVLVSEETLKEANALAQAATGISVDHTGSAGLAGLLHLHREGGVGPEERAAVLFTGVKR; this comes from the coding sequence GTGAGCGCTTCTCTATCCATTGTTGTCTGCGCCGGGTGCGGCGCCGCGGCGGCGCCCGGCGATCCCTACCCCTTCCGGTGTCCCAACGCCGGAAGGGGCGATGATACCGATCACGTGATGACGGTCGTGCTGGATGCGGCGCGCCTCAACTTCCCCGGGGAGGGTCCGGCCAACCCCTTCGTACGATACCGCACGCTCTCGCACTCGTACCATCTGGGCTTGGGGCATAGCATGACCGACGCAGATCATGTCGGCCTGGTCGAGGAACTCAACCAGGCCGTGGCACAGGTGGATGGACATGGGTTCGCGGCCACACCGTTCTTCCGGAGCGAGGCGCTGGGCGCCCGCCTCGGATTCGCCAGAGGCGGCGTCTGGGTGAAGGACGAGACCGGCAACGTCTCGGGGTCGCACAAGGCGCGCCATCTGATGGGGCTGCTGATCCACCTGGAGGTCGTCGAACGGGCCGGCCTGACCGCCGGCCGTGGCGCCGGCGCACCCGATTTGGCAATCGCGAGTTGCGGGAACGCGGCGCTGGCCGCCGCGGTGGTGGCCCGGGCCGGCGGGCGGCGGCTCCGGGTGTTCGTGCCTACCAGCGCCGACCCTGTGGTGCTAGCGCGGCTGGAGGCACTGGGTGCGCACCTGACGATCTGCCCCAGGGAGGAAGGCGTGCCGGGCGATCCCACCTACCACCGGCTGCAGCAGGCGGTGCGCGAGGGCGCCTTGCCGTTCACCTGCCAGGGTCCGGACAATGGACTGACGATAGACGGCGGCAAGACCCTGGGATACGAGATCGCCGCGGATCTGGCCGGCGGAGTCGCTGCGCCGGATGGCGGCGCGATCCTGGACCGCCTGTTCATCCAGACAGGCGGCGGCGCGCTGGCCAGCGCGGTGATCCAGGGGCTCGGGGACGCGGTGCGCCTGGGCGCGCTCACCCGAATGCCGCGGATCCACGCGGTGCAGACCCTTGGAGGCCATCCTCTGAAGCGGGCCTACGACCGGCTGCTGGAGCGGGTCGGAGCGGCTCCCGGCAGCGGGTCGGTTCCTGACAGCGGGCCAGGGAGCCGCGAGCGTGTCGAGGAGGCGCTGCGCTACGCCGCCGGGCACCGCTCGCAGTTCATGTGGCCGTGGGAAGAGGAGCCGAAGAGCATCGCACACGGCATCCTCGACGACGAAACTTACGACTGGCTGGCGGTTCTCCGCGGGATGGTAACCACCGGGGGCACTCCGGTCCTGGTCTCGGAAGAAACGCTGAAGGAAGCCAACGCGCTGGCCCAGGCCGCCACGGGCATCAGCGTGGATCACACCGGCTCAGCCGGGCTGGCCGGGCTGCTGCACCTCCACCGCGAGGGCGGCGTTGGGCCGGAAGAACGCGCGGCGGTGTTGTTTACCGGCGTGAAACGATGA
- the pyrB gene encoding aspartate carbamoyltransferase yields MRSFLGRDILSLKDFERNEFFRVFQVADDLKPFARDRRNTDLLKHKTLVTAFYQPSTRTRLATEAAMLRLGGSVLGFSDAKMTRAGDFYQESIKDTVHMLEYYGDVIAMRHFQQGAPHEAARWASVPVINCGDGWGEHPTQVLIDLYTIQREMGTLDGLKVLCVGDMRMRTMHSILYAMSQFDTEAFVVSPPEMSLLPEFKAELDALSVRYREVATAEEVIGEADVIYMEPVVQPDYTKSRDERSGDVGLTPAAYKITRQLLRDKGKSSAIVLHSLPRMDELTTDVDPTRHARYWTEAFNGVVVRMALLALVLGAVE; encoded by the coding sequence ATGAGAAGCTTTCTCGGTAGGGATATCCTGTCGCTCAAGGATTTCGAGCGCAACGAGTTCTTCCGGGTCTTCCAGGTGGCGGACGACCTGAAGCCCTTCGCGCGCGACAGGCGCAACACCGATCTCTTGAAGCACAAGACGCTGGTCACAGCGTTCTACCAGCCCAGCACCCGCACGCGCCTGGCCACGGAGGCCGCCATGCTACGGCTGGGAGGCAGCGTGCTGGGGTTCTCCGATGCCAAGATGACGCGCGCAGGCGACTTCTACCAGGAGTCCATCAAGGACACGGTGCACATGCTCGAATACTACGGCGATGTCATCGCGATGCGCCACTTCCAGCAGGGCGCGCCGCACGAGGCGGCCCGCTGGGCCTCGGTTCCGGTAATCAACTGTGGCGACGGCTGGGGGGAGCACCCCACCCAGGTGTTGATAGACCTGTACACGATCCAGCGCGAGATGGGAACGCTGGACGGCCTCAAGGTGCTGTGCGTGGGCGACATGCGGATGCGCACCATGCACTCGATCCTCTACGCGATGTCGCAGTTCGACACAGAGGCGTTCGTGGTCTCGCCGCCCGAGATGTCCCTCCTTCCCGAGTTCAAGGCAGAACTCGACGCGCTCAGCGTCCGGTACCGGGAGGTCGCCACGGCCGAAGAGGTCATCGGCGAAGCAGACGTGATCTACATGGAGCCCGTGGTCCAGCCCGACTACACGAAGTCCCGTGACGAGCGCTCCGGCGACGTGGGACTCACCCCAGCGGCCTACAAGATCACCCGCCAGTTGCTGCGCGACAAGGGCAAGAGCAGCGCGATCGTGCTGCACTCCCTGCCGCGCATGGACGAACTTACCACCGACGTTGACCCCACCCGCCACGCCAGGTACTGGACCGAGGCGTTCAACGGCGTGGTCGTTCGCATGGCGCTGCTGGCCCTCGTGCTGGGCGCGGTGGAATAG
- a CDS encoding ornithine carbamoyltransferase, whose amino-acid sequence MQTYLRGRDLITLQEWTKEEIDTALDVALDLKRSRALDQPHAILRDKVLAMLFFFSSTRTRASFEAGMAQLGGHAQFIESRTTQIAHGDTAKEIGEILGRYNDGIAIRHVDWGAGNKYIREVAQASRVPVLNMQCDIYHPFQALADLLTIIEKKGDPRGKTITVSWAYAASYQKPISVPQSLILLMPRFGMNVRLVHPPGFQLMPEIVGQAQENARRAKVGFEIMDDFEAGIRGTDVVYAKSWGALLTVKSDEEGAKHSAKYKNWITDERRMAMAGEDAIYMHPLPADRNIEVSDAVIDGPQSVVYDEAENRLHGQKAVMALTMS is encoded by the coding sequence ATGCAGACGTATCTACGCGGACGCGACCTTATCACCCTGCAGGAGTGGACCAAGGAGGAGATAGACACCGCGCTGGACGTGGCACTGGACCTCAAGCGAAGCCGGGCCCTCGACCAGCCGCACGCCATCCTGCGCGACAAGGTTCTGGCGATGCTGTTCTTCTTCTCCAGCACGCGCACCCGCGCCTCGTTCGAGGCCGGCATGGCGCAGTTGGGCGGCCACGCGCAGTTCATCGAGAGCCGCACCACCCAGATCGCCCACGGCGACACCGCCAAGGAGATCGGCGAGATCCTGGGACGCTACAACGACGGCATAGCCATCAGGCACGTGGACTGGGGGGCGGGCAACAAGTACATACGCGAGGTCGCCCAGGCCAGCCGCGTGCCGGTGCTGAACATGCAGTGCGACATCTACCACCCGTTCCAGGCGCTGGCGGACCTGCTGACCATCATTGAGAAGAAGGGCGATCCGCGCGGCAAGACCATCACAGTGAGCTGGGCCTACGCCGCCAGCTACCAGAAGCCGATCAGCGTGCCGCAGAGTCTGATCCTTCTGATGCCCCGCTTCGGCATGAACGTCCGGCTGGTCCATCCGCCGGGATTCCAGCTCATGCCCGAGATCGTGGGGCAGGCGCAGGAGAACGCCCGCCGCGCCAAGGTCGGGTTCGAGATCATGGACGATTTCGAGGCCGGCATTCGCGGTACCGACGTCGTCTACGCGAAGAGCTGGGGCGCGCTGCTGACCGTCAAGAGCGATGAGGAAGGCGCGAAGCACTCCGCCAAGTACAAGAACTGGATCACCGACGAGCGGCGCATGGCAATGGCCGGCGAGGACGCAATCTACATGCATCCCCTGCCCGCCGACCGCAACATCGAGGTCTCCGACGCGGTGATTGATGGGCCCCAGTCGGTGGTCTACGACGAGGCCGAGAACCGGCTCCACGGCCAGAAGGCCGTGATGGCCCTGACAATGAGTTAG